Genomic DNA from Amycolatopsis alba DSM 44262:
CTCACGGGACGGCGGCCCGGAAGGCGCGGCGGGACCAGCCGGGCCGCCGAAGCCACCCTCGCCCCGCAACCAGATGCGCATCCGCGATGTCCACAAAGGACTCCCGTCCGGGGTGGCCGCGGCGGATTCGTACTCGACGACCGCCGCCTTGCCCTTGTCGAAGACGTCCGCGATCCGGCTGACGAGCCGCGCGGACCCGCTCGGCGGCAGCGGCGCGTGCACGGTCAGCGCCTGACCGGCGTGCAGGACACGGCGCAGGTCCACGTCGACCCCCGGCAGATCGAGCGACGCGGCCTGCCGCGTTCCGGCGGAAATCCCTTGGCCCGCCACCATCGCGAAGGTCGGCAGCACCTGGAGGTCGCGCTCGTAGGTGTAGGTCAGGTCGTCCGGGCGGACGCCGACCGAAAGGTGGTACAGCAGCACATCGCGCCGGGTCCAGGTGATCGTGCGGACGGACGGCTCGGCCGCCAGCGCCTTCTCGACGTCGATCGGCATGGTCACGCCTTCCCGTGCTCGTCGCGAGGGAGCCCGAGGATCCGCTCTCCGATGATGTTCAGCTGGATGTCGGTCGTGCCGCCGGCGATCGACAGGCAGCGGCTGTTGAGGAACCACCAGGTGGCGTCCCGGACCCGCGGCTCGGTGGTGAGCGACGCGACCCCCTGCCACTCCATCGCGGTCTCCCACAGCGTCTGGATCTGCTCGGTCGCGAGCAGTTTGGCGATACTGGACTCGGCGCCGGGCTGGGCACCGGAGAGCGAGCGCAGCGTCGTCCGCAAACCGAGCAGCGCCACGCATTGCGCGTCACCCAGCAGCTTGCCGAGGGCCGCCTCCCTGGCCGGATCCGGTGAGGTACCGGCGAGCGCGATCAGCTCCTCCCCCGGATCGCCGAACGCGGAACCCTTGGTCATGGCGACACGTTCGTTGGCCAGCGTCGTCCTGGCGAGCTTCCAGCCGTCGCCCGGCTGCCCGACCAGAGCACTGTCGGGGATGAAGACCTGGTCGAGGAAGACCTCGTTGAACAACGCCTCCCCGGTCAGTTCCCGCAGCGGCCGGATCTCGATGCCGGGGCTGGTCATGTCGAGGACGAAGTAAGACAGGCCGCGGTGCCGGGGCGCGGCCGGATCGGTCCGGGCGAGCAAGATGCCCAGCCCGGCCTCGTGCGCACCGGAAGTCCAGACCTTCTGCCCGGTGATCCGCCAGCCGCCGTCGACCTTCTCCGCGCGGGTGCTCAGCCCGGCGAGATCGGAACCGGCGCCGGGTTCGCTGAAGAGCTGGCACCACACGACGTCTCCGCGCAGCGAAGGCGGGATCCACGACCGCTGCTGTTCCGGGCTGCCGTGCGCGACCAGGGTCGGCACCACCCAGTCGCCGATCACCATGTCGTGCGGTTCCAGCTCCGCCGCTTCGAGCTCGTCGGCGATCACCAGCTGGGTGATCGCGTCGGCTCCCTTGCCCCAGGGTCCGGGCAGATGCGCCGCGGTGTAGCCGCGGTCGGCGAGGTAGGTGGTCCGCTCCTGACCCGCCAGCTCCTTCGCCGGGGCGAGTTCTGCCCGGATCCGGTCACGGGTTTCGGTGGCGGAGTCGGGCAGGCTGATCCCGAGCCGTCGGCGCACCCCGGCGCGCGAGAGCTCCCCCACCCGGCGATGCCAGCGTTGCGCGGATCCCAGCACGATCCGGTTCGTCTGCGCGCGGCGCAGGTAGAACCCGGCGAGGTGCTCCCAGGTGAAGCCGATCCCGCCGAGCGTGTTGATCAGGTCCTTGACCGTGCCGAACCCGGCGTCGACCGAGGTGGCCGCGGCGATCGCGGCGGCGAGCGAGCGTTCGTCCGGATCCGTCGGCTCGTCCCACGCGCGTGCCGCGTCCCAGGCGCAAGCCCGCGCGTGCTCGGCCCGCGCCAGCATCCGCGCGACGCGGTGTTTCACGGCTTGGAACCGGCCGATCGGCCTGCCGAACTGGATCCTGGTCCGCGCGTAGTCCGCCGCGGTCCAGGTGGCGTAGTCGGCGATTCCCGCCGCCTCCGCGGCGAACAGGGTCGCCGCCAGATCGAGCGGCAACCGCGCGTCACAGTCGAGCAGCTCGGCCGGCACGTGGTCCAGGGTGACGCTGGCGAGGCGGCGGGTCAGGTCATGACTGGGCGGCTCGGTGACCTGTGCGTGAGCCCCGGCCACGACGGCCCAGCGGCTCACGCCCTGACAGGTCACCGGGAGCACGAGGACGTCGGCCAGGACACCGCCCAGCACCGTCGTCTCACCGGTCACCACCGACCCGTCGGACGTCAGCTCCTCGTCGAGGGCCACCGCGCCGAGAGCCGAGCCGTCCGCCAGACCGGCCAGATGCGCGGTGTGGCCCGCGCGTTCCAGCACCGCCGACGCGAGGGTGGTGGGCAGCCACGGTCCCGGCACCAGTCCACGGGCCAGTTCTTCCACCACGACGGCGAGTTCGAGCATGCCGTAGCCGGAGCCGCCGTGCTCCTCCGTCAGATGCAGCCCGAGAAGACCGAGTTCGGCGAATTCCGGCCAGCAGCCGGGAAGCTGGTCCTTCCCGGCGTCGATCGCTTGCCGGATGGCGGGTTCGCCGCAGTGGCGGGAAACGAGCCCGCGCACCGTGTCCCGCAGGTCGAGGTGTTCCTGGTCGAGTCCGAGGCTCATCTCAGATCCGCTCGATGATCGTCGCGGTCGCCTGCGCGCCACCGGCGCACATGGTGACGAGCGCCGTGCCGCGGCCCGTGCGTTCGAGCTCGTGCAGCGCCTGGGTGAGCAGCCGCGCGCCGGTCGAGCCGACCGCGTGCCCGAGCGCGATCGCGCCGCCGTTGACGTTGACCTTGTCCGGATCGGCCTCGTGCACCCGTGCCCAGCTCAGCACGATCGACGCGAACGCCTCGTTGACCTCGACCAGATCGAGGTCGCCGAGCTTCATCCCGGTGCGGTCGAGCACGTGGCGGGTCGCGTCGATCGGGCCGTCGAGGTGGTAGTAGGGCTCCGCGCCGACCATGGCGGAGGCGAGGATGCGGGCGCGCGGGCGCAGTCCCGCGGCCTCGGCGGCGGCGCGGCTCATCAGCAGCACCCCGGCCGCTCCGTCACTGATCTGCGACGAGTTCCCGGCGGTGTGCACGCCGTCGGTCAGCACCGGGCGCAGCGCGGCCAGTTTCTCCTCCGACGTCTCCCGCAAGCCACCGTCCTGCCGCACCAGGGGCCCGCCTGGTACCTCGACGGGGACGATCTGCGCGTCGAACCTTCCTTCGGCCCACGCACGCGCGGCACGCTGCTGCGACCGCAGCCCGAACGCGTCCGCGTCCGCACGGGTGATCCCCCGGCGCGCCGCGATCCGCTCGGCCGCCGCGAACTGGTCCGGCAGGTCGATCGTCCAGCCGTCCGGCACCGGCGACCCGCCGCCTGCCAGTGCCGCGCCGAGCGGCACCCGGCTCATCGCCTCCACCCCGCAGGCGATACCGGCGTCGATGCTCCCGGCGGCGATCAGGCCCGCGACCACGTGCACCGCCTGCTGCGACGATCCGCAGGCACAGTCGATCGTGGTGCACGCGGTCGCGTACGGGAGACCGGCGTGCAGCCAGGCGTTGCGCGTCACGTTGTTCGACTGCTCGCCCGCTTGGGTCACACAGCCGCCGACGACCTGGCCGATCCGGGCCGGATCGAGGCCGGACCTGGACAGGAGCCCGCGTTGGAGAGTGCCGAGCAGTTCCGCCGGATGCAGCGCGGCGAGGGCGCCGTTGCGCTTGCCCACGGGGGTTCGGGCGGCGTCGACAATCACCGCTTCGGTGGTGCGAGTGGTCATGGGCCCGACCTTGACCGATCACCGGTTCGCGGCGTCGGAGCGATCCCACTCACCGGTCGACGCCCGCTGACCGGGACGAGCCGGACGCTTCCGCCGCCTCGCGCCTTAGCGTGCGGCCACCCGTATCCGAAGGAGTGCACAGCATGAGCAGTACTGACCTGTCCGGCCGCACCGCGATCGTCACCGGAGCAGGCGGAGGATTGGGCCGCGCCGAAGCGCTCGCGCTGGCCACCGCCGGCGCGAACGTCGTGGTCAACGACATGGGCGAGGCCGCCGAGACGGTCGCCGCCGAGATCCGCGCGCTGGGCCGCGACGCCGTCGCCGTGCGGGGCGACGTCGGTGACTGGGCGCTGGGCGACACCCTGGTGTCCGCCGCCGTCGACACCTTCGGCTCTCTCGACATCGTGGTCAACAACGCCGGTGTGCTGCGCGACATGATGCTCTTCAATCTCACCGAGCAGGCGTGGGACGACGTGATCCGCGTGCACCTGAAAGGCCACGCGTCGGTGTCGCGCGCCGCCGCCGTGCACTGGCGCGCGGCGGCCAAGTCCTCTGGTGAACCCGTCTACGGCCGGTTGATCAACACCTCGTCCGAGGCGTTCCTCTTCGGCGCCGCGGGCCAGCCCAACTACTCCGCCGCCAAGGCGGGCATCACGGCGCTCACGCTGTCGGCCGCGCAGGGCCTGAGCCGGTACGGCGTGACCGCCAACGTCCTCTGCCCCCGCGCCCGCACGGACATGACGGCGCACGTGTTCTCCGCCGAT
This window encodes:
- a CDS encoding MaoC/PaaZ C-terminal domain-containing protein, with the translated sequence MPIDVEKALAAEPSVRTITWTRRDVLLYHLSVGVRPDDLTYTYERDLQVLPTFAMVAGQGISAGTRQAASLDLPGVDVDLRRVLHAGQALTVHAPLPPSGSARLVSRIADVFDKGKAAVVEYESAAATPDGSPLWTSRMRIWLRGEGGFGGPAGPAAPSGPPSREPDLVVDTPTDPGQALLYRLNGDLNPIHADPAFAKAAGLERPILHGLASYGILAGTVVDRLLDGDSTRLRGLAVRFAGVLHPGETMRIAVWRDGSRLSLSATCPERDDVSVLDHATAEVTW
- a CDS encoding acyl-CoA dehydrogenase, encoding MSLGLDQEHLDLRDTVRGLVSRHCGEPAIRQAIDAGKDQLPGCWPEFAELGLLGLHLTEEHGGSGYGMLELAVVVEELARGLVPGPWLPTTLASAVLERAGHTAHLAGLADGSALGAVALDEELTSDGSVVTGETTVLGGVLADVLVLPVTCQGVSRWAVVAGAHAQVTEPPSHDLTRRLASVTLDHVPAELLDCDARLPLDLAATLFAAEAAGIADYATWTAADYARTRIQFGRPIGRFQAVKHRVARMLARAEHARACAWDAARAWDEPTDPDERSLAAAIAAATSVDAGFGTVKDLINTLGGIGFTWEHLAGFYLRRAQTNRIVLGSAQRWHRRVGELSRAGVRRRLGISLPDSATETRDRIRAELAPAKELAGQERTTYLADRGYTAAHLPGPWGKGADAITQLVIADELEAAELEPHDMVIGDWVVPTLVAHGSPEQQRSWIPPSLRGDVVWCQLFSEPGAGSDLAGLSTRAEKVDGGWRITGQKVWTSGAHEAGLGILLARTDPAAPRHRGLSYFVLDMTSPGIEIRPLRELTGEALFNEVFLDQVFIPDSALVGQPGDGWKLARTTLANERVAMTKGSAFGDPGEELIALAGTSPDPAREAALGKLLGDAQCVALLGLRTTLRSLSGAQPGAESSIAKLLATEQIQTLWETAMEWQGVASLTTEPRVRDATWWFLNSRCLSIAGGTTDIQLNIIGERILGLPRDEHGKA
- a CDS encoding steroid 3-ketoacyl-CoA thiolase; amino-acid sequence: MTTRTTEAVIVDAARTPVGKRNGALAALHPAELLGTLQRGLLSRSGLDPARIGQVVGGCVTQAGEQSNNVTRNAWLHAGLPYATACTTIDCACGSSQQAVHVVAGLIAAGSIDAGIACGVEAMSRVPLGAALAGGGSPVPDGWTIDLPDQFAAAERIAARRGITRADADAFGLRSQQRAARAWAEGRFDAQIVPVEVPGGPLVRQDGGLRETSEEKLAALRPVLTDGVHTAGNSSQISDGAAGVLLMSRAAAEAAGLRPRARILASAMVGAEPYYHLDGPIDATRHVLDRTGMKLGDLDLVEVNEAFASIVLSWARVHEADPDKVNVNGGAIALGHAVGSTGARLLTQALHELERTGRGTALVTMCAGGAQATATIIERI
- a CDS encoding 3-oxoacyl-ACP reductase — encoded protein: MSSTDLSGRTAIVTGAGGGLGRAEALALATAGANVVVNDMGEAAETVAAEIRALGRDAVAVRGDVGDWALGDTLVSAAVDTFGSLDIVVNNAGVLRDMMLFNLTEQAWDDVIRVHLKGHASVSRAAAVHWRAAAKSSGEPVYGRLINTSSEAFLFGAAGQPNYSAAKAGITALTLSAAQGLSRYGVTANVLCPRARTDMTAHVFSADPDGARELDILAPERVGTFVSWLASPASQEVNGQVFVVYGDMVALMAAPTVERKFTAASGTFSTEELASEVTPHFADRKPWQGYAAYSVAELDTTGVSNLAT